In one window of Spirochaetota bacterium DNA:
- a CDS encoding PP2C family protein-serine/threonine phosphatase, whose protein sequence is MKMQKSISLTCATRGEKEDDNEFLNSKLYYDKAQKDILKLKQLFINDPQKLKSLLTLSESIDTYFEIGIEVAKAYIEVGTSYGNAMLEVFAIVDDQLISNLSSQIGEHTSKTISINSSIQQLLNNTRILFIIMGFLFIILSIVVYLFMQKREELHQSHMKLSQAMDSLWGEMQLAKKIQTVLLPINPKINGFEISGIMIPADDVGGDYFDVINADGVNWLIIGDVSGHGVPAGLIMMMAQTSIQTILNQHPNISPSKLLTILNKVLSKNIKNLGEEKYMTLSALSANDKGEVTFSGLHQDIMLYRADCDMVERIETNGIWLGIFDDIDRISSDESFKMNHGDIVLLFTDGITEATDERDVMFSDEKLLEIFRRFCNMDSIDAIQDGILKELESYHKSDDITLLMAKRI, encoded by the coding sequence ATGAAAATGCAGAAAAGCATTTCACTAACTTGTGCAACCAGGGGTGAGAAGGAAGATGATAATGAATTTTTAAATTCAAAATTATATTATGATAAGGCGCAAAAGGATATATTAAAATTAAAGCAGTTATTTATTAACGACCCTCAAAAGCTGAAGAGTTTATTGACCCTTTCTGAATCAATAGATACATATTTTGAGATAGGTATTGAGGTGGCAAAAGCTTATATTGAAGTTGGAACATCCTATGGGAATGCAATGCTTGAGGTTTTTGCGATCGTTGATGATCAACTGATTTCAAATCTTAGCAGTCAGATCGGGGAGCATACAAGTAAGACAATTAGTATTAATTCTTCGATTCAGCAATTGCTGAATAACACAAGGATTTTATTTATTATAATGGGGTTTCTTTTTATAATTTTGAGTATTGTTGTATATTTATTTATGCAGAAGAGGGAGGAACTGCATCAGTCACACATGAAGCTTTCTCAGGCAATGGATTCACTTTGGGGAGAAATGCAGCTTGCGAAGAAGATTCAGACAGTGCTTCTGCCAATAAATCCAAAGATAAATGGATTTGAAATTTCAGGAATTATGATACCAGCTGATGATGTTGGAGGTGATTACTTTGATGTGATCAATGCTGATGGCGTAAATTGGCTTATTATTGGAGATGTTTCCGGGCATGGGGTTCCAGCAGGGCTTATTATGATGATGGCTCAGACATCTATCCAGACAATTCTAAATCAACATCCGAATATATCACCATCAAAATTGTTGACAATTCTAAACAAGGTTTTATCAAAAAATATTAAGAATCTCGGTGAAGAGAAATATATGACATTATCTGCATTATCCGCCAATGATAAGGGTGAGGTTACCTTTTCAGGGCTTCATCAGGATATAATGCTCTATAGGGCGGATTGCGACATGGTTGAACGGATTGAGACAAACGGGATATGGCTTGGAATATTTGATGATATTGATAGAATTAGCAGCGATGAATCCTTTAAGATGAATCATGGTGATATCGTTCTGCTCTTTACTGATGGGATAACTGAAGCAACCGATGAAAGGGATGTTATGTTTTCTGATGAAAAGTTATTAGAAATATTTAGGAGATTTTGCAACATGGATTCTATTGATGCTATTCAGGATGGAATTTTGAAGGAATTGGAATCTTATCATAAGAGTGATGATATTACTTTACTCATGGCTAAACGGATATAG